In Porites lutea chromosome 7, jaPorLute2.1, whole genome shotgun sequence, a single window of DNA contains:
- the LOC140944161 gene encoding melanocortin receptor 5-like has translation MENLVSSTGNSSFETSLSPTNASLLKPSRPSVANKYRHTAEETLIFVFIYTLLALLVILSNSLIVIAFKRNNKLRTTTNMFFASLAISDFLVGAISIPSWMYFLIYDLNNSFPSAANMRFRRVYTFFDVFSALTSIAHLTVISVERNIAISKPLRHRVIPKCYYQCVLVAAWIYGMIVAGIFITDFKSDSWSRYRGLLTTTAGFIVPLVIIISMYANIYKNVKLFNIRRRSYSVSSIQKKVQNERATANTVLIVTSLFLLSWLPFFTLSLLFIFCPTLKCVPRGMSRLYLVDFAKILHYGNSAMNPVVYTFRSSEMRMTLIRIVAPCHVQTPVNSVQRVIPPAALRIPFETANGRHSLSPSIYKEVNRQDLYL, from the coding sequence ATGGAAAACTTGGTCTCAAGTACAGGTAATTCTTCCTTTGAAACGTCACTCTCGCCAACCAATGCTTCATTGCTGAAACCAAGTCGACCATCAGTGGCCAACAAGTACCGCCATACAGCAGAGGAAACGCTTATTTTTGTGTTTATCTACACTCTTCTCGCGCTGTTGGTGATACTGAGCAACTCATTGATCGTTATAGCCTTTAAACGCAACAATAAGCTCCGCACTACGACCAACATGTTTTTCGCGAGCCTGGCAATCTCAGATTTTCTAGTTGGCGCTATCTCTATACCATCCTGGATGTATTTCCTGATCTACGACCTGAACAATTCTTTCCCAAGTGCGGCAAACATGCGGTTTCGTCGGGTCTACACGTTCTTCGATGTGTTCAGCGCACTTACATCAATTGCCCACCTTACAGTCATAAGCGTGGAGCGAAACATTGCTATTTCAAAACCTTTGCGACACCGTGTCATTCCAAAATGTTATTACCAGTGTGTTCTTGTTGCAGCTTGGATATACGGGATGATCGTAGCGGGCATCTTTATAACAGATTTCAAATCAGATTCATGGTCGAGATACCGAGGGCTGCTAACCACAACAGCTGGCTTCATTGTTCCACTAGTAATCATAATTTCCATGTACGCCAACATTTACAAAAACGTGAAACTGTTCAACATTCGTCGACGATCGTATTCTGTCAGCTCCATCcagaaaaaagttcaaaatgaaCGAGCAACAGCAAACACTGTTCTGATTGTCACCAGTTTATTTCTGTTGTCTTGGCTGCCATTTTTCACGCTTTCGTTGCTATTCATCTTCTGCCCAACGCTGAAATGCGTTCCTAGAGGAATGAGCCGTTTGTATCTGGTGGACTTTGCAAAGATTCTTCACTACGGAAACAGTGCCATGAATCCAGTAGTGTACACCTTTCGCAGTTCAGAAATGAGAATGACGCTGATACGGATCGTCGCTCCGTGTCACGTTCAGACGCCTGTCAACTCCGTGCAACGGGTCATTCCTCCAGCCGCCCTCAGAATTCCTTTTGAAACCGCGAATGGGCGTCATTCCTTATCACCATCAATTTACAAGGAGGTCAACCGCCAGGATCTTTACTTGTGA
- the LOC140944512 gene encoding D(1A) dopamine receptor-like: MSNGTFLTKNDRNTSDTSIVQFNRSRNLVIAFLVLYVFLALVIIAGNTLVIVAFKKIRSRATINMFFVSLAFSDLLVGVVSIPLWMYSLSCPQLASCKGYNTFVMDFYKGFDIFSALASISNLVAISVERHLAICWPVQHRVSSFTRYYVMILATWGYSLIITFLFSADLSRTWKNYRSSLVFAAGFVVPLIIIIAMYSTVYRSVKSVNAHWQRTNAKGSGPLQKSMQREKRIAMTVGIVTVLFVVAWLPFFVVSLLFSFHRPSLPTGGDFVHLMDVIKWMHYSNSAVNPVVYAYRSEEIRRRLVDLVARATGRKREEMPGIARPGNRLT, encoded by the coding sequence ATGAGCAACGGAACGTTTCTAACTAAAAATGACCGAAACACATCGGATACTTCTATCGTCCAGTTTAATCGGTCAAGGAATCTAGTCATTGCTTTTCTGGTACTCTATGTCTTTCTTGCATTAGTGATAATTGCTGGGAACACTTTAGTTATCGTTGCCTTCAAGAAAATTCGCTCCCGAGCGACCATTAACATGTTCTTTGTAAGCCTAGCATTTTCTGATCTGCTTGTGGGTGTGGTTTCAATACCTCTATGGATGTACAGCCTCTCTTGCCCTCAGTTAGCGTCTTGTAAAGGCTACAACACGTTCGTCATGGACTTTTATAAAGGATTTGATATTTTTAGTGCGCTAGCTTCAATTTCCAATCTGGTAGCCATCAGTGTGGAACGTCACCTTGCGATATGTTGGCCTGTTCAGCACCGCGTAAGCTCATTTACTCGCTATTATGTCATGATATTAGCAACATGGGGTTATTCGCTGATCATCACCTTCTTGTTCTCAGCGGATCTCAGTCGTACGTGGAAGAACTATCGAAGTTCTCTGGTGTTTGCAGCTGGCTTTGTGGTGCCCCTTATCATCATAATCGCAATGTATAGCACTGTCTACCGAAGCGTCAAGAGCGTGAACGCTCACTGGCAGAGAACAAACGCTAAAGGATCTGGACCCCTACAGAAGAGTATGCAGCGTGAAAAGCGGATAGCCATGACTGTTGGTATTGTAACAGTGCTTTTTGTGGTCGCTTGGCTGCCTTTTTTTGTGGTATCCCTGCTATTTTCCTTCCACCGTCCGAGCCTTCCCACTGGAGGCGACTTTGTTCACCTCATGGACGTTATCAAGTGGATGCATTATAGTAACAGTGCTGTTAACCCAGTCGTGTATGCTTACCGCAGCGAAGAAATAAGACGGAGGCTGGTTGATCTGGTAGCAAGAGCAACGGGTAGGAAGAGGGAAGAGATGCCTGGGATAGCTCGACCAGGAAATAGACTTACCTAG